GAAGACGCGGTTGGGATCGCGCGGGTCTACCAGCACCACCGGAATTTGCCAGCCATCGCGCAGGCCAAGGTGCTGCCAGGTCTTGCCCGCGTCGGTGGACTTGTAAATTCCGTCGCCAGTCGAGAGGTCCGGGCGCTGCAGGCCTTCGCCGCTGCCGATGTAAGTGATGTCGGGATTGGAGGGCGCCACCGCCAGCGCTCCGATGGAGCCGGTCGGCTGGCCGTCGAAGATGGGATGCCAGGTGTGCCCGAAGTCGGTGCTCTTCCAGGCGCCGCCGTTGTTGACCCCGATGTAAAAGACGTTCTGCTTTCCGGGAATTCCCGTCGCCGCCACCGTTCGCCCGCCGCGAAACGGGCCAATCATTCGCCACCGCATCTCCTGATAGAGCGAGGGACTAAACTGTTGCCCGACAAGCGGCGCCCCGACGCACAACATCACCAACAGCCAGCGCAAACGCCCCATTGTTTTCACCCCGTGCGATCTATCGCGAAGCGACGATTGTACGCCTCCGCGAAATCTCCGCGCCGTGTGCGCTGATGCTGGTAGTGGGTCAATTTTTGGTTTGCCGATAATTCATCCAGAAAAGTACCCCGGGGACGGGGACTCGGACCATTGCCGACACGACAGCCGCGTTTTCTCGCGTGGTCCGCGAGTCACGCTCTACGAATTGTGGGCGTCCTGTGCCGAATCTCGGCAACAAAATCGACTGCATCCGCAACATAGCCTTGACATACGATGGACGAAGCGCTAACTGTGGCAGAGTGTTCGTGGTCGCCTCGAATATCGGCAGGAACGTTTCAGGTGAGCACGAGGGAGCTACGTCAATGTGGGCCTGATGTCAGTCGTGAGACGAGCGGAGGATATCCTAATGGCAGAAGTGATTTCCAGGGAATGTTGTTTTCGCACAGACAATCTCCCTTTTTCTAAAGCTGTTTGGGAAGTCACGTTCGCGTGTCCGCTTAAATGTCCCTATTGTTTCCAGGAACGTACCGGCCATAGAAATGATATTTCGCGAGCAGATATGCACTCGGTCCGAGAAGGTGCCTTACGATTCCTTCAGTTCATGCAGCCGAGGAGTGTGCTTTTATCTGGTGGAGAGCCACTAACGCTGGGCGAAGATCTTTTCAAGCTAATTGAATCCATCAAAGAAATGGGCGCTGACTTTTCCGTGTCCACGACAGGGTTTCCTCAAGAGGTATTTCTGAGAATGCTCGAATTCGGGCCCGGCGGGATCAACATTAGCATCGACCCTGCAGGCATGGAGGGGAACCAGTACGAGTATCGCAAGACCAAGTTTGAGACACTCCTTGCCACTCTACAGGCAATATCCTCGAAAAGAATTCCCATCAAGGGTACTTCTCTCATCACAAAAGAAAACCTCCAAAACGTGCCCGCCTATGTGGATATGCTTCGCACCTTGGCGGCCAAGGCACCAACACTGCGGACCCTCTTCATTACAAACCCATATCACATTGGATACGCGCGCCCTGATCTTTCTGTAAAACCCAGCGATGTTGAGGAGTTCGTTGGCCAAGTTCGTTCACTTGCGACTTCGTCAATTGATCTCCGCTTCATTAATTTCTCGTCAATTGCTTTGCCCCTGCAGGACTGTCCTGCTGCAGCAAGCATCTTCTCAATAGTTCCGAACGGAGATGTTGTTGGATGCCCGTTTCTGTACCAGCGGAGTTCAAGCTTCGCTGTTGGCAATGTTGCCGAGAATCCAGCGGATGTCATCAGACGCAGTTTAGAGCGGTTCCGAGGTTTTCTCACGCAGAACATGCATCAACTGATTTGCTCCACGCCCGAGTGTGTGGAGTGCCCCGCCAAGCAGGAGTGCCATGGTGGATGTTTCGCAGAATCGTTCGCGATGAAAGAGACTTCGATACCGGCGCTATTGTGCAAGAGAACTGCTCAGAACGCCCAAGGACGCGACGAGAAACTTCTCTCGCTTCCCTTACAGGTGCGAAGGAAACTAATGGCTGGAAGACCAAAGGCAAGTTTCGAGCGGAGCAGCCTTGATCCCGAGCTAGAGGTCCGAATGGCCAGCCATGTTCGCGAATATATGAAGCACAGTTTCTCAGACATCGCACACCGTTTCGACCACGTCGAGGCTGTTGTCCAATTGGCGAAAACAATCGCGACACAGGAGAAGGCAAACAAGAGGATTGTCGTCCCTGCTGCATATTTTCACGATTTTGCACCACGGCAGCACGAGGCATTTCATTTCCACACGGACGAATCAGCGGATGCAGCCGCTACATTCCTTAACGAGAATGGGTTTGACGCTGACGAAATCACTGCAATCGTGCACTGCATTGTAGCGTCTGAGTTCAGTTCTTACCTGTTGGGAATCGAACCTAGGACCATAGAAGCAAGAGTTGTACGCGATGCAGACTTCTTGGAGTCAATGGGAGCAAGGGGAATAGCACGGGCATTTGCCTTCGCCGGCAAACATTGCGCCGAACTGGGAGATGTTGATTACGATCCTTACTCTCCAC
The Terriglobia bacterium genome window above contains:
- a CDS encoding radical SAM protein, which translates into the protein MAEVISRECCFRTDNLPFSKAVWEVTFACPLKCPYCFQERTGHRNDISRADMHSVREGALRFLQFMQPRSVLLSGGEPLTLGEDLFKLIESIKEMGADFSVSTTGFPQEVFLRMLEFGPGGINISIDPAGMEGNQYEYRKTKFETLLATLQAISSKRIPIKGTSLITKENLQNVPAYVDMLRTLAAKAPTLRTLFITNPYHIGYARPDLSVKPSDVEEFVGQVRSLATSSIDLRFINFSSIALPLQDCPAAASIFSIVPNGDVVGCPFLYQRSSSFAVGNVAENPADVIRRSLERFRGFLTQNMHQLICSTPECVECPAKQECHGGCFAESFAMKETSIPALLCKRTAQNAQGRDEKLLSLPLQVRRKLMAGRPKASFERSSLDPELEVRMASHVREYMKHSFSDIAHRFDHVEAVVQLAKTIATQEKANKRIVVPAAYFHDFAPRQHEAFHFHTDESADAAATFLNENGFDADEITAIVHCIVASEFSSYLLGIEPRTIEARVVRDADFLESMGARGIARAFAFAGKHCAELGDVDYDPYSPPFTHHNIMAPDTTPIQHFAAKLLLLNRLLLTASGKGMGRRRHKLMLDFLLQYKNEMKGVS